The Triticum aestivum cultivar Chinese Spring chromosome 3A, IWGSC CS RefSeq v2.1, whole genome shotgun sequence genome includes a region encoding these proteins:
- the LOC123058018 gene encoding aspartic proteinase CDR1-like, whose protein sequence is MPGTTTSRALLLASVVLTAHMFLCTAYVGGDGFSVEFIHRDSVKSPYHDPSFTAHARVLEAARRSSTQAAALSRSYGRVDAPSADGPVSELTSRPFEYLMAVNVGTPPTRMLAIADTGSDLIWLNCSNGEVAPGLAAARHAHASAPAPASAPPPGVQFNSSNSTTFGLVSCSSGACRALPDASCPDSKCRYLYSYGDGSQTRGLLSTETFTFADDQGTRGDGKIRVANVNFGCSTTMMGSFIGDGLVGLGGGDLSLVNQLGADTSLGRRFSYCLVPYSINASSVVNFGPRATVTEPGAATTPLIPSEVKAYYTVDLQSVKIGNKTLAAPQQSPVIVDSGTTLTYLANELVDPLVEELTRRVKLPPAKSPEDLLPLCFDVSGVRKGQVAAMIPDVTLGLGGGATVTLKAENTFVELQEGTLCLAVAAPSDQFHPVSIIGNIAQQNMHVGYDLDKGTVTFATADCAKSSGSLYI, encoded by the coding sequence ATGCCTGGGACGACGACATCCCGCGCTCTCCTGCTCGCCAGCGTCGTCCTGACGGCGCACATGTTCTTGTGCACGGCGTACGTCGGCGGCGATGGGTTTAGCGTGGAGTTCATCCACCGTGACTCCGtcaagtccccgtatcatgacccGTCGTTCACCGCGCACGCCCGCGTGCTCGAGGCCGCGCGCCGGTCCTCAACGCAGGCCGCTGCGCTCTCGCGGTCCTACGGCCGCGTCGACGCACCATCAGCCGACGGCCCCGTCTCCGAGCTCACCTCCAGGCCCTTCGAGTACCTGATGGCCGTGAACGTGGGCACCCCGCCCACCCGCATGCTCGCCATCGCCGACACCGGCAGCGACCTCATCTGGCTTAATTGCAGCAACGGAGAAGTGGCTCCTGGTCTGGCGGCCGCCCGGCACGCGCACGCGTCCGCTCCCGCTCccgcgtccgcgccgccgccgggcGTCCAGTTCAACTCCTCCAATTCGACGACGTTCGGTCTCGTGAGCTGCAGCTCCGGCGCATGCCGCGCGCTCCCCGATGCCTCCTGCCCCGACTCCAAGTGCAGGTATCTCTACTCCTACGGCGACGGCTCCCAGACGCGCGGCCTCCTCTCCACGGAGACCTTCACCTTCGCCGACGACCAAGGCACCCGCGGCGATGGGAAGATACGCGTGGCCAACGTCAACTTCGGCTGCTCCACGACCATGATGGGCTCGTTCATCGGGGACGGCCTCGTCGGACTTGGCGGCGGCGATCTCTCCCTCGTCAATCAGTTAGGCGCAGACACATCGCTCGGCCGGAGGTTCTCCTACTGCCTCGTGCCCTACTCCATCAACGCCTCCTCCGTGGTCAACTTCGGCCCCCGCGCCACCGTGACGGAACCGGGCGCGGCGACGACGCCGCTGATCCCATCTGAAGTGAAGGCCTACTACACCGTCGATCTCCAGTCCGTCAAGATCGGGAACAAGACGCTCGCGGCGCCGCAGCAGTCCCCCGTCATCGTCGACTCCGGCACGACGCTGACGTACCTCGCGAACGAGCTTGTGGACCCATTGGTGGAAGAGCTGACCCGGAGGGTCAAGCTCCCGCCGGCGAAGTCGCCGGAAGATCTCCTGCCACTGTGCTTCGACGTGAGCGGGGTACGGAAGGGGCAGGTGGCGGCGATGATCCCTGACGTGACgctggggctgggcggcggcgcgacGGTCACGCTGAAGGCGGAGAACACGTTCGTGGAGTTGCAGGAGGGGACTCTGTGCTTGGCGGTGGCGGCGCCGTCTGACCAGTTTCATCCTGTGTCCATCATCGGGAATATTGCGCAGCAGAACATGCACGTCGGCTATGACCTCGACAAGGGCACCGTGACCTTCGCCACAGCAGACTGCGCCAAGTCCTCCGGCTCTCTGTATATCTGA